One genomic region from Phragmitibacter flavus encodes:
- a CDS encoding diacylglycerol/lipid kinase family protein yields the protein MFNVWGYDSNFTKLPGPLCQSPDAWAVDSIIIDDHYSHIACQSGLVDLHNQRRRWLRIRIGSQIETECNMKAIVYHNPTAGDEDVSHKEMKDALHAVGWTVIRFCTDADDFRELLAREPADMLVVSGGDGTMRSAFRQLAGFSSTPILILARGTANNIALSLGIDLDWEKRLSKIEGYSPQPFHFGEVQYGQGQCRDFFFESVGVGVFADYLHLIENDPDRADEIAGSDEDKDFSKDYRAMAHLAERAGGIDLEVIIGEEHVINLDPALWMEVTNTQTMGPRVKFLAKDDPQERKDLAMVYASCSHREKIISWLEGQGQGDVRETGAMVKFGGTFFFSGQIKAFHIDDEVHEGEEGVPTTLLIRRFNKPLFVLR from the coding sequence TTGTTCAACGTCTGGGGCTACGATTCTAACTTCACCAAACTGCCTGGCCCGCTCTGCCAGAGCCCGGATGCCTGGGCTGTAGATTCCATCATCATTGACGATCACTATTCTCATATCGCTTGTCAAAGTGGGCTTGTTGATCTGCACAACCAGCGAAGGAGGTGGTTGCGAATTAGAATCGGTTCGCAGATTGAAACTGAGTGTAACATGAAGGCTATTGTTTATCACAATCCCACGGCGGGCGACGAGGATGTCAGCCACAAAGAGATGAAGGACGCTCTTCACGCAGTAGGTTGGACGGTGATTCGTTTCTGCACCGATGCGGATGATTTCCGGGAGTTGCTGGCGAGAGAGCCTGCGGATATGTTGGTGGTGTCCGGTGGGGATGGCACCATGAGGAGTGCGTTCCGTCAACTGGCGGGATTTTCCTCGACTCCGATCCTGATCCTTGCGCGAGGCACGGCGAACAACATTGCCCTCTCGCTCGGCATCGATCTTGACTGGGAAAAGAGGTTGTCTAAGATTGAAGGATATTCTCCGCAACCGTTTCACTTTGGGGAGGTGCAATACGGGCAGGGGCAGTGCCGGGATTTCTTTTTCGAAAGTGTCGGGGTTGGAGTTTTTGCCGACTATCTTCATCTCATAGAGAATGATCCAGATCGGGCGGATGAAATCGCTGGATCGGACGAGGATAAGGATTTTTCAAAAGATTATCGTGCGATGGCCCATCTTGCAGAAAGGGCGGGAGGGATCGATCTGGAGGTGATCATTGGAGAGGAGCACGTGATCAATCTTGATCCTGCCTTGTGGATGGAGGTGACCAATACTCAGACCATGGGGCCGAGGGTGAAATTCCTTGCCAAGGACGATCCGCAAGAACGCAAGGATCTGGCGATGGTTTATGCGTCTTGCAGCCATCGCGAAAAAATCATCTCCTGGCTGGAGGGTCAAGGGCAGGGAGACGTTCGGGAAACAGGTGCCATGGTGAAATTCGGCGGAACGTTTTTCTTCAGTGGTCAGATAAAGGCATTTCACATTGATGACGAAGTTCACGAAGGTGAAGAGGGGGTGCCAACAACCCTTCTGATCCGCCGATTTAACAAGCCGCTTTTTGTGCTTCGTTGA
- a CDS encoding RNA polymerase sigma factor: protein MLVETRVTLLHRIADPADQRAWEEFVCLYAPLIFAFASRRGLQHADASDITQEVLSAVTKAIQGFEYDRTKGTFRSWLYTIVRRKMAGYFDRHAKTSRNNVDSGQELLEQQCAVAEDEAHWDLEFRRHIFQQATERARGEFSEKVWQVFVLTALEGRPVNEVGEQLQMRPGAVYVARHRVIRRLHDIVSSLTEEPAAFTT from the coding sequence ATGCTTGTAGAAACTCGTGTTACCCTCCTGCATCGGATTGCTGATCCTGCTGACCAGCGGGCTTGGGAGGAGTTTGTGTGTTTGTATGCGCCGCTGATTTTTGCGTTTGCTTCGCGTCGGGGACTGCAACATGCGGATGCGTCGGACATCACGCAGGAGGTGCTTTCGGCGGTGACAAAGGCGATTCAAGGGTTCGAATATGATCGGACGAAGGGGACGTTTCGGTCGTGGCTTTATACCATCGTGAGACGCAAGATGGCGGGGTATTTTGATCGGCATGCGAAGACGAGTCGCAACAATGTGGACTCGGGACAGGAACTGCTGGAGCAGCAATGTGCGGTGGCGGAGGATGAGGCGCATTGGGATCTGGAGTTTCGTCGCCACATTTTTCAACAGGCCACGGAGCGGGCACGCGGGGAGTTTTCTGAGAAGGTGTGGCAGGTGTTTGTGCTTACCGCGCTGGAGGGGAGGCCGGTGAATGAGGTGGGGGAACAGTTGCAAATGAGGCCGGGGGCGGTGTATGTGGCGAGGCATCGGGTGATCCGCCGGCTGCATGACATCGTCAGTTCGTTGACGGAGGAACCGGCAGCTTTCACGACATGA
- a CDS encoding glutaredoxin family protein, whose translation MNKKATVYRMVTPDHLCPWGIKAKDLLKRNGYDVEDHHLESQQANEAYKKKHGYDETPQIFIEDKNIGGYDALREHLGKGPDPKTGETYQPVLAVFAVAFLMALSTNWMEQGLLSVIRTLELFIAFSMCILGVLKLQDLLSFATGFVQYDLIAQRYVPYAYVYAIVEAGAGILMIAGIAAWIVAPAALLVSTVGAISVFKAVYIEKRDLKCSCVGGGSNVPLGFISLTENLMMMAMAVWMMAKEV comes from the coding sequence ATGAACAAGAAAGCCACCGTCTACCGAATGGTCACCCCTGATCACCTGTGCCCATGGGGCATCAAAGCCAAGGACCTCCTCAAAAGAAACGGTTACGATGTTGAAGATCATCACCTGGAAAGCCAGCAGGCCAATGAAGCCTACAAGAAGAAGCACGGCTACGACGAGACACCGCAAATCTTCATCGAGGACAAAAACATTGGCGGATACGACGCATTGCGTGAGCATCTGGGCAAAGGTCCCGATCCAAAAACCGGCGAAACCTACCAGCCGGTGCTGGCCGTCTTTGCCGTTGCCTTCCTCATGGCTCTCAGCACCAACTGGATGGAACAAGGCCTGCTTTCGGTCATTCGCACCTTGGAGCTTTTCATCGCCTTCAGCATGTGCATTCTCGGCGTCCTGAAACTTCAGGATCTGCTCTCCTTCGCCACCGGTTTCGTCCAGTATGATCTCATCGCGCAACGTTACGTTCCCTATGCGTATGTCTATGCCATCGTGGAAGCCGGTGCCGGCATCCTCATGATCGCAGGCATCGCCGCCTGGATTGTCGCACCCGCCGCCCTCCTCGTCAGCACCGTCGGAGCCATCTCCGTCTTCAAAGCCGTCTATATCGAGAAGCGGGATCTAAAATGCTCATGCGTCGGTGGAGGCAGCAATGTTCCCCTTGGCTTCATCTCCTTGACTGAGAACTTGATGATGATGGCGATGGCTGTTTGGATGATGGCCAAAGAGGTGTGA
- the surE gene encoding 5'/3'-nucleotidase SurE produces the protein MRIVIVNDDGIYSPGIRALAERARQFGEVRIVAPDVEQSSMGHAITHSRPLQYRVAEVGDFKAFKVNGTPADCVALGCHHWEKVDVVLSGINLGPNLGNSMWHSGTLAAAKQASLLGIRGIALSLRGTYEPEDFKRIAPHVDEVLELVLRKHTFKLLNINFPASPCGIRWTRQSVRQYDGAVIPSEDPFHRPIYWCTVTPLESAEEGTDRRAVDEGFISITPLRLDLTDHDELARVTMR, from the coding sequence ATGAGAATAGTGATCGTCAATGATGATGGAATCTACAGCCCAGGCATCCGGGCTCTGGCAGAGCGGGCCAGGCAGTTTGGTGAAGTTAGAATCGTAGCCCCAGACGTTGAACAATCTTCCATGGGACATGCCATCACTCACTCACGGCCTCTTCAATACCGGGTCGCCGAAGTGGGCGACTTCAAAGCATTCAAAGTCAATGGAACACCCGCAGACTGCGTGGCACTCGGATGCCATCACTGGGAAAAAGTGGATGTGGTTTTATCTGGCATCAATCTCGGGCCGAACCTTGGCAACAGCATGTGGCATTCAGGCACCCTGGCTGCTGCAAAGCAGGCATCGCTTTTAGGAATCCGGGGAATCGCTTTAAGTCTGCGTGGAACCTATGAACCAGAGGATTTTAAGAGAATCGCCCCACACGTAGATGAAGTGCTCGAGCTAGTATTGCGGAAACACACCTTCAAACTTCTCAACATCAACTTTCCGGCATCACCATGCGGAATCCGTTGGACCCGCCAATCGGTTCGCCAGTATGATGGCGCCGTGATTCCCAGCGAGGACCCCTTCCACCGTCCGATCTACTGGTGCACTGTCACACCACTTGAAAGCGCCGAAGAAGGAACCGATCGTCGGGCCGTGGACGAGGGTTTCATTTCGATTACCCCTCTACGACTGGACCTTACGGATCACGACGAACTGGCCAGGGTCACCATGCGTTGA